The DNA sequence GCTAGTTGCTGCTACACATCTAACCCAAATGAAGCCCACATGAAAACAGCAAACAGAATCCTCCAATACCTCAGGTACACCAGGTCAAGGGCTCTACTTCAAGAAGAACTCAAACAGAGGCACTGAAGTCTATACTGACTCGGATTGGGAAGGATGCCCCTGTGACAGGAAATCAAATACAGTCTACTGCTCTGTTGTTTGGGGAAACTTCTTGACTTCGAGAAGCAAGAAGTAGTTGGTGGTGGCAAGGAGTAGTGCAGCAGCAGAATTCAAAGCTAAGGCTTATCTGTTAAGGAATCTGGCTTAAGAGGATGCTGGATGAAATCAGAATTCCTATCAATTTGAGGATATTATGTGACAACAAAGCTGCTATAAGCATTGCAAAGATCCCAGTCCACCATGATATGACAAAGCATGTGAAGATTGACCATGGCATTATAAGTGTTGAACATGTTTCATCATTCAGACAAACACGTGAAAACATTAAATCCAATCTGTGTATGATAGAAATCTACCACCCATATTGGGGGAAGTGTTGGAAATCAGCACATATCAATCAGAGTCATTCAATTCTGATTTGCACAGCCCataataaaacttaatgtaAATAAGATCAGTTTTATTACCTTAGGTAGAGCATTTACTGGGAGAATTATTTCTCTGTTTTCAGGAATAAATGTAttctatttataccttttttgtATGTTTCCCAAATCAGTAAATATACATCATATTTTCCTCATGCTTAGGGAAAACACAGGAGGatgttaaattataattgaaggCGTCCTATATGcagaaaaaaggagaaaaagattTGTATTTGGAGGGGTTGCAAGAAATTTCATGGCTTCAAAATGGGAAAAGGCCTCTAACATCATCAGCTGAGGTGACTTTACCCTTTGCCAAGAAGAAAACTGCAAATGTTTAGGGCAAGATTAGCTCAGTTTTCGAGCTCACACCAGCAAATTGAACGGAAATGGTTGTGGAATTGAATCTCGGTACTAAGATAAACTCATGCGGGATCGTACAAAACTGTGCAAAAGTACAAATTCATGTCCAAGTTAGCAAGTCACCTCCATACCCATTTTAGAGCATTGCAACGCCCTACCACTCCTCCAAATGTCGTTGGGTCACAGTTGAAGCGGCACATTTTGACCCCAATTTATGTTGGCCGCTAGATGTTTCACTCACAACAACATCTTGCTAGTTCTGGACATGACTGTCACTTGAAGGGAGTGCCGCTGTCTTCACATGTCACGGTACAGACAAGGTCAAGAATATTGTTTACAGCCAGAATGCTGGATGGAGAGAATAGAGATAGGAAAGACTATATCATCACCAGAAGGTTGGATATATTTGAGGGGTGGCATGGTGAGAAATAGTTAGGCAAGAGGGGTTTATTGTTGtattcaatttcttttgttgcaatttttttGAGAATTATGTTTACAGAGCTCAATCACTGGGAGAAGGAAGTATATATAGTCtacaacatataattttaagttCCTACAACATCATAgcaatatatattaaatcacTTACTTATGAACTCTATGGACTGTTACCTTTTTATGAAAGCacctctcctttctttcttttctcttttggcGAAATTTAGTCAAGGCTGCTTCCCTTTGAGAAGTCTTGTTTTGATCTACTCTGTTGGCACTTCTACTTCCACTAGCATCGCCACTGCCACTATTCCCAGGGAGTCCATTGTCGCTTTCCATGTTTGTTCCTCCAGCATTAACTGCTGTGCTGCCCCCATTTTGGCCATTGCTTCCATTGTTGCTGCCTGAAACACTTCTATTGTTACTGAGGTTTCCAACATTACCTTCTACTAGCACTTCTACCACATTTGATGAACCACAATGCGGAGTAGCAGCAGTAGCCAATTTCTTTGCAGATTCAGTATCATGATCAGATGGCAGCTGGTGCATGTCATCAGTACAGTTACCATTTTCATAATGGAGATGGAAGTCTGGAGCAGCAGAATCTCTATGTCTGTCTACTTTAGGTAGTGCCAGCATTCTTGCTGCTTTATCTTCAGTGTTATGTAAGATGACTTGTTGAGAGTTACAGACAAGGTTGTTTTTTATAGGCTGGAAAGCAGATGTTTGGTACAAACATTTGGTTGAAGCCACTGCTAGTTCACTTATAACTGCAGATTTAGCATAAGCATTATTAGTAGTGGAACCCATATCAATGTTATTGCTAGCACCATTTGAATTTTGGTTAGGAAGATTGCCGCTTGAATGAGATTGAATATCACGAGATGAATCTTTCTTTGTAACTTCTAAGCTATTATTATAGGGAGAATTACTTCCAACACATCCAGTGGGAGATTTCTTAGTGTTAGAGGCTGCATTGTACCTGTAGCAAAAGAGTTTAAACAGTTAAACAGTTATCCACCTTAAAATGAATtcagaacaacaacaaaaaaacagtAACATAGTATCATTATACCTTGAGAAAGCAGACTGATCAGAACGCCTTAAGACATTTCTGTCATCCTGAATTGTAATATCAGCATCTTTAACTCCTCTAAGCCTCTTTAAACTAAGGTCAAGAGATGGCAATTCTTCATCATTATTAGTACCTTTATTTTCAGTATCTGAGGGCTTCAGCCTTTTATTTAAGGCTTCAAATTCTCCACTATGCATCTGAGAATCAGAACTGCTAGTAATGGCTTCAGACAATGATAAACCTTTGCACCTTAGCTTGCTAGATTGATTTTCACAATTAAGGTCCAGTGGTTTAGAGGGGGCGGCATCAGGTGCATTGCTATGTTTAGAACCTGCAGTTTTGACTGGAACCCCATTGATATAGTTGACCACGAAGTCAATATCTCTATTGAGTCAACTTTCATCTCTTCCAGGGAAAAGAATTAAATACGATAAATCATCACAAAATAAAGGTACACGCATATACAAGCATGGGCAATACCAACATGAATGCATGAACAGCTGGCCACCCAGACTTAGGGAGTCAACTCTCACCCTCTCTTTCACATTGTCTAGGGaaaagagttaaataaaataaatcttccCAAAAGAAATGTACATGCATATTACATAATCTGCAACAAGTACATGAATACATATATGAACAGCTGGACAACCGCACTTAGGGGAGAGATTACACATTAATGGAATGAGATCAGTAGGTATGAAatgtaataagaaaaaaaactaacctATACACCCTTATTTATTAGCCAAAGACAATCATATACCCATAATACAGGGTCTAAATCTTGAGTTTTTCTCATAGAGACTGGTTCCTAAATAAACGTCACCTACTGGGAATTTAACCTATGTTCTAAAGAATCATGTGTTACCAAAAAGAGTACCCCAAGGCAAACCCGAAAGCAAAGCAACATAATGAAAACAACGAAGAGAATATTAAATCCAATGCTAGGGAAGAAATTGTTCTTCTACAAATCCCTCAGCAAGATAGGAGATACAATTAATGCCATGAAAACATTCACTCAACAACACACTATAAAATTTCCATTACCGCCAAACACGTACAATTTGGTTGACTGTAATTGAGAAAGAGTTAATGCAGTGACATGAAGATGAAGACACTTTGGCCTTACCAAGTTGTTCCTTCTGTTCTGAACACTCCTTTGCACCGAGGGGAGCCACCTTGTTCCCACCGATTTCAGCATTCGAGTGAACAACTTGAGCACACGTACTGTCAGGGCACTCAGCTATTTGATCCCACTGAGAGACAGGTTTGGGACTATCAACCTCTACAGCACGTTTGGTCCATGAGCTCTGcataagaagaaaacaaagaacttGTCAAGTAGCTTTTGGTTACAGGAATTAGAACATGACCTCCACTCGACAATACTGCCTCAGTTAGTCCCATCCAGTACGCAGACAATTTTCTGTGGTGTTTGCTGTTTAACTGTTTATTTCCCTAAGATATTAGAATTTGATGATGTTTTAATGAATGACAGGTTAAATTATGAAGGTTTCTAGCCCTTTACTTTTTCACAAACTCACAAGTGAAAACAGCATCTCATGCAAGTCTGATATAACACCGCAAGCAtaatcatagaaaaaaaaactgagaCAAATGCAAAATTAGGTGTATTATACAATTATCAGAAAGTACCTAACGAGAGCACAATTCCTCCAGAGTTACAACTATATCAGAGGTTTCCCTCCTCTCTCCAAGTCACACAATGTCTTCCTACTATCCCACTCCCACCTCTTTCCCTATATTCACTCCTTTAACAGAATTCTCACTCCCCTGTTGCCAGACTGCTGCCAGACTGGCATTCTTTCTCTTAGACTATATAATGCACATAATGGGCCTAGTAACATAGTAGCAACTATATGAACCACTTCTTTTGCATTAAATTAGTGAAACACGATGTGCCACACTTCCTACTCAATCTAAAGAGATTTTTTAACAGCATTACAATTCGTATAATACAAAACCTTCACGTTAACATGTTCAAAGTAAACCATTTTTATATGAcatacaaaagataaaagagaCACGTAATTCCATGTTACCGAAACAGAATGGAATATCAATGTAATTAATCTCACAGCCATGTACATCAGAAAGGTAATTATTTCTCCTTAAATATAACTGATACACGTACTAAAATGTAACTGATACAAATACTCAAAAATGTCCTTGTTAGGAGTAGCTTTAGAGATATCTGTCAAGAAGTATGCCATGAATTTAGGCTTTATGTAGgggaatttatatttatctttttttttttgtttgtttggttagatttgattatgaatttaatattaGACGATTGTAACAAGAATAAAATCCCACAATTATACGGATTTATTCTCTTTAGAATTATTtcctgttttatttttttaatttatatttttatctcagAACAAATATGGGTCAGCTGACCTAATAATTATGTGAGAGAAATAAAGAAATTCTTACCTtctaaatttgagaatatcTATAAGAGATGTGCCAGCAAAAGTATCCAGAGTACCAAGAATAACATGAGACGGCTCTTGTATGAAAGGTACAAAAGATGACTCAAGTGATTCAAAAGACTCAACTTCAAAAGAACTCTCCCCATGAAGTTGAGgacattcataaaaaaatttagtttcatCAAAAGTCACTCCATGGAGGTATAAAACTTTTAACTTAGAAGATGGTAACAACGACATTCCTTTATTTTAGATGCATATCCAACGAATATGCATTTGACAATTTTAGGATCTAACTTTCCACGGAACTAACTATGAATATGGACAAACACAAGACATCCAAACACCCGATTTTGAAGACTAGAGAGAAAAGGAATAGACGAAAAGGAAGAAATGAACTCGATAGGACGTAGACCATCTAGGACTCGAGAGGATAATATGTAAATAAGATTTGCAGCAGTGAGGACCGCCTCTCCCCAACAAGATTTAGGGACATTCAATTGGAAAAGAAGTGCCCAGAAGAAgatgcctattttttctttcaacaatGCCAAGTTGTGGTGTATCCACATAAGTAAATTCATATGAACAACAccatttttaaaagaaaatttagacaTGCCATGATTTACATATTCCCTCCCATTATCAGAACGTAAACGTTTAATTGACTTCCCAAATTGTGTTTTTACCACATGGAAGAATTTCACAAATAAAGTAAAaacttcaaatttttgtttcatgaaaAATCTATGTAACGCGGGTACTATCATCAATAAACGAGAGAAACCATTTTGCTGTAGATATACTATAGTTTGATGCAGGTCGCAAACGTTAGaataaatcaaaacaaaagGATGGGCAATCTTTATATTACGAGGATGATGTGGCACAATGGTGTTTTGCCAGTTGACATAAATCACATTTAAATGACTCTGGAAAATAAGGAAGGAAACATGGactttataacaaaaaaagtgGGATGTACTAGACATCAGTGGATATGCCAAATTTAAGAGGACTCAAAAGTAGTGCAAGATTGGAGACAAGAGGTACTTGTTTGTTTACCGATACTATCTTTATTTCCCAAGTTATTAAAACAATACAACCCTCCTTATTCTTTAACAGTTCCAATCGTCCTTCCCGTGGGAAGAATCTGAAAAACACAATGACTGGGAAAGAAGTTTACAGAACACTTTAGGTCATGGGTGAGTTTTTGAACAGAAATAAGTTTACTAGAAAATTTTGGAATATAAAGAACATCTTTAAGGTTTAGCCATGGCAAAAGAGAAACATTACCACATTTAGATATTGGTATACAAGTCCCATTGGCAACAGTAATGCGGTTACCGAAAAGAGAAATATATGATGTTAAAAGAGATGAATGAGGGGTCATATGGCCTGTGGCACAAGAGTCAAGAACCCAAGAGTTCTTACataaagttttagaaaaattaaaagaggaATTGAAGTTTTTACCAGTCATGGCTAGAGAGCAAGTACCAGAAAGTGACTTACGAATAGACTCCATGACAAATTTCAAACGTTCAATTTCAGCACTTAATGTATCTTTGAAGTTAGAAAATCAACATTGCTTAGTGGGTTTGTCTtgcttaaataaatattagggTCACACTTTGCGATTTTGTTGCAACAACCACAGTTGTGATGGTCACTTTGCCAATATCTAATGCCATATTTGACTCAAATATGGTCACATTGCTAATGTATGCAATTTCCATGCTAATCCATCTTTTTAACCATATGAATCCTTGGTCCTCTATGATCCGACCACCACCAATCAACCTTTGCACCTTCCTCCCACATCCATTTCTCCTTCATATTTGGTCACTCCTACTCCTGTCACTACCCCTCCATCGTCTACCTCCATTTTTCCCTGTGCCATGTTCGCTTCTTCCTCCATTCTTGAGAACATCATTTATCGGATCCCTGATTATAGAGCCTCTTTTCATGCTACTAGTGACTCTAGAAATattcaacaagttaaaaaatTCTGATCATGCTACTGGGTGAGTCTCAAAATATTTAGTAGTTTAAACATTTCAATGGCCCTGATCATGTTAATGTTGGCAATGGAGAAGGTTTGAATGTTCTTGCATCTGGTTCCACTTCTCTGTTATCCTACCCactcatcttttatttttaatcttcatcATTTACTACTTGTTCCATCTATCACCAAAAATCTCCTTAGTGTTCATCAATTTGCTTTTGATAATGGTGTTAATTTGAACTTTTTCCTCATTATTGTACTGCCAAACCACAGGCCAACCGTGGAATCCTTCTAGAAGGTGTTGTTGGCATTGATGGCTCATATTCCTTCCCAATCTTCAGATTCACAACTATTTCACTCCTCTCTCGTCTAGTACTTCCACCGCTTTGTCCATCACCACCCCTATTGCTGCTAGGTCTTCCACAATTGCTCCATCTCCCTCGAAGTCTCTCAATTTATGGCATTCTAGATTAGGCCATCCTAATGTCAATGTATTAAAACTTGTATTGATTGAATGTAATGttccttttcaaaataaaaatctagCTTTCTATTCATCTTGTGGTGTTGGCAAGTATCATTGTTTACCTTCTTCCACTTGAAAATCTTGGCAAAACTCCTTCATCCCTTCAATTAATGATGCTAGAATATCTCCATTGAAGGAACACTTGTGTAAACACTTTCAAACCAAGGATCTTGGGAGCCCTAAATACTTCTTGGGTATTGAAATCTTAGTTAAAAGGTGTTGTAATCTCTTAAAGTATGCTCCAAACAATAGTTCCATGGACCTAAATCAAAAGCTAATGACAGAAGAAGGTGCATCGTTCTATGATCAAAAAAGATATAGGAGACTAGTTGGAAAACAGAATTATCTTACAATTACTAGACTTAATTTGTCTATTGCAATTGGTTGTCGTTCAATTCATGCAGCCTCCGTGTATTGGCCTTAAGAATGTTATCATTTGTATTCTAAGGCACCTCAAAAGAGCTCCAAGACAAGGTTTGCTAtatgaagataaaggaaaaCACCCAAATCTCTGGGTACTGTGATGCAGATTGGGCAGGATCCCTTACTAACAGACGCTCTACTataaaatattgtgtttttctTGGAGGAAATATTATTCCctagaaaagtaagaaacagaaTGTAGTGCTTCGATCAGCTGCTAAAGCTGAATATAGGACAATGGTGTCTCTTACTTGTGAACTTGCATAGGTGAAACAACTCCTTCAAGAACTTAACTTCTGTGAAATCAAAACCATGAAGATGTATTGTGATAACTAATTTGATCTCCATTGCTTCCAATCCAGTTTTCCATGAGAGAACTAAACAAATAGAAATTGACTATCATTTTATTCATGTAAAATTGTTCTCAAAAGAAATTTGTACCGAGTTTATGGATCAAATGATCAACATGTAGATGTGTTACCAAGTCCTAAAGGGGACCATGGGTTGAGTTTATCTGTTTCAATCTTGGTAAATTCAATTTGTGTGAGAGAGAGTATTAGAATAGTATTAAAATTGGGTAGAAAGTAGCTTTGTTGGAAACTATACCTGTGAGTTGTACCTAGGTTTGTAGTTCAACCTTTTGATCTTTCGTCTTCTCATTCTATCAGATTTCTATCATTATAAATATGAGATCATAAAAGTGGTATTTCAAGCCCTCGTAAATATATTGTCTTATTAATCTTAAggtatataaaatatgtaagttGAGTTGAAATCAATTAACCCGGTACCGAACCCAATTTTGATAGGGTTAGCCACAATAAATCTGCTGAAATGTAGTTGGGTTGAGTTGCTCTTAACTTACagtaaaataattacttttgcTAGTGTATTTCTCGTTGGTTTTCTTAACAATGTCGCAACATATGAAAAGTAGGTGAGGGGCAGAGGCATTTAATGGATGAGAGCACAAAATTGCCATTTGGGCTAGTTTAGTATTCATATCCTTGAAAGAGTTTAGTAAGCAATAATTATGGAATTACATTTCttgatataaaaaaacaacacattaatatttaaaggaaATATGAAATCCTAATAAAAGGAATTAAATCTcctaaaataaagaaaataaatctttaGACATAGAGACTATAAATCAAGACCAAATCTACCAAATAAAATGCTAATCTCAATCTCTTAATTTTAGGGGTTTCTTACAAAcaaatctatatttattattcaatcaATCAATAATTAGTGTACAATAAATGTGCAATAGTTACACCCATATTTCAGCACTCCCTCTCAAGTTGAGGAATATAtatcctccattcccaatttcATTACAAGATTATAGAAGTCTGTATTAAGTCCTTTTGTCAGCACATCAGCCACATATTGCTTATTAGATAGAATGTACAGCAAGCATACTAAACCTTCTTCTAATTTTTCCTTCATGAAGTGTCTATCTATTTCCATATGTTTTGTTCTATCATGTTGAACGGGATTACATGTAATGTCTATTGTTGACTTATTATACCAATAGAGCTTCATGGGTCCCTCCATATTAATCTTCAAGTCATCTAAAGATAATTTTTAGTCATAATAACTCACGTAGCACCCTGTGCAATGAACCTGAATTTTTATTCAGCACAGATCTTGACACCACATTATGTTTTTTACTCCTCCATGTCACTAAGTTCCTACCTAGGAAAGTTCAATATCCAGTTTTTGAACTTCTATCAACAAACACCTACATAATTtgcatcaatgtaggcttcaagACTTAGTTGTTCCATTTCTTTTGAACAGTATTCCCTTTCCAAGGCTTCCCTTCAAGTAATGTAGAATTCTATAAGCAGCTTGAAGATGAGATTGCTTTGGTTCATGCATAAACTAACTAATGTCACTTACTGAATGAGCAATGGTTGGCCATGTAAGccagatatatatattttctaaccAATCTCTGATACATCCTTTTGTCTACTGATGATTCCTCTTCAGTCATACATAACTTGTAATTAAGACCCATTGGAGTTGAAAGTGATCTCCACCCAATTTTCCTAGTTTCTACCAGCAAATCGGTATATATTTTTGCTGAGATATGACAATTCACGAGTTACAGTAGGCTATTTCAATCCCTAAAACATACTTTAATCCTCCTAGCGCTTTTAGTTCAAATTCCTGAACTAGTCTCTGTTTcaattcttctttctttttttcattatttccaATCCCTGTaatatcatctacataaactTGATGTATTGTTACCCCCTCTTTTCTTAAATGTTTAGCAAACAAAGTGTGATCTCCTTTGACTTTGTAACGAAATCCTTTCATAGCTTTTGTATATCTTCCAAACCAAGCTCTAGGAGATTGTATCAGTTCATAAATAGCCTTCTGTGGTAtgcaaattttttttgtctccttCAAACCCAAGTACAATATTTATGTAAAAGTTTCCAATCAAAGTGGGCAACTAATGACAACAGAACCCTTACTGTATTCATTATAGCAACGGGTGCATAAGTCTCCTTATAGTCTATTTCATAAGTTGGAGTGAATCTCTTGGTgactagagctgtcaaaatgggttggaacccgcgagccaacctggcccaccacgggttcaggctgggttgggttgaaaaatttttacaaatttcaatacgagTTGATTTTTTACCCGGCCCACCTAAAACTCGACTCACTCGGGTAGAACCCatggtgagtcgggttggctcaccaacccgcaaataaagggtcacacaaatGTTTGTTGTTAAGTTGGGTTTTGCATTTGGGTAaagttaggttgtttttttagccaacacatacataatttgtatttttgagattttgttttgtatttgaattgtattaaagttcacttagattttaattagaattataatttaattttgactgaaaaaaaaaattaaaaaaatagtattttttttaattaagtgggtccgtgagccaacccatttaacccaccaactcGTGGTGGGCCGAGCCGAGTCAGGCCAggttacccattttgacaggGTGGCCCACCTCTTTTTGTATCAGCCTTATATTTTAGTGTGAATATCTGTTTCCAGTCAACAATATTCTTTTCTTTGGATTTGTCAACAATTTTCCTGAGTACTATTCTTTTTCAATGCATCCATCTCCACTATTCTTTCTATAAGGAAGAATTATTTAATTGCTGTGTCTAACGTAGACCACACAATATGCatttatactaatttacaaaatcaaataccacaatttttgaataataattagGGATAATGGTTCTAATTTCCTACAATCTATATCAACAAAtgattaacaaatttgtaacagctataattatttcattttaacactCCCCTCGAGTTGGAGTATATAAGTCATGTGCACCAAATTTGTTacaaacatacttaacccaagGGCCTCTATGCAACTTGGTGAACACATCTGCCAACTAGTCACTAGTAttgacaaaatttttatttctctaGAGAGCACCTTTTCTCTCATAAGGTGACAATCAATCTCTATGTTTAGTTCTCTCATGGAAGACCGGGTTGATGCAATGTGAAGTGCAACTTCATCGTCACAAAATGGCTTCATTTCATAGATCCAATgtgaaatgacaatcaatctcgATGTTCAGATCTCTCATGGACAACCGTTTGAAAATGTGAAGTGCAACTTGATAGTCACAAAATAGCTTCATTTTATAGATGTTCCCAATTTTTAGTTGTAGATGTCTAACATAGGTAAGCTCACAAGTGGTTATTGTAATAGCACAATATTCTGCTTTTGCATTGGATCTAGCgactgtttttcttttttcttatccaTGAGATCAGATTTCCTCTAGTAAGAGCACAATAATCAGAAGAGGATCTTTTGTCTACCGGTGACTTGCCCAATCCGCAACAAAGTAAAGTGACCTTAGTATTTCCTTTGTCTTCATACAGTAATCCTTGTCTCAAAGCATTTTTTATGTATTGAAAAATACGTGTCACAACATCTCAATGGCTATTATAAGGGAAATTTAGAGATTGATTTACCACACTAATTGCAAAAGTGATATCAGAGCTCGTGACGGTGAGATAATTGAGCCTACCTACTATGCCTTAATATCTTTTCAGGTCTTTTAATGGCTCCTTTTAACCCAGAAAAAGCTTGATATTGAGATCCATAGGAATACCACAAGGACAGCAATTAAGCATACTAGTTTTAGTGAGAATTTCCGGTGCATACTTACGTTGATAAACAATGGCAAAAAATGATTGGGCAACTTCAATGCCTAAGAAAAGTTTGAGGGAACCTAAATTTTTGGTATAAATCTGCTGCAGAAGGAGCTCTAATGCCTTAGTTCACTAGTCTTGGGAAAGACTAGAATCTTCTTTTGCTGATTTTAAATAAGACATCATGGAGTTGTAAATCAGCAACTGGCTGTGTAATGAGTGATTTTACAAAGAGAAAACAGCAATAAGGATTGTTAAGATGAAATTGCAGCAATTAAGGCTGCATCCTCTTGAAGATAAAATGGCAATGAAGACCGCAAGGGGTAAAAAAGAGACTGGGGAAAAACCCTAACTTTGATTCtatgtgaaaaaatatataggCAGTAAGCAATAATCATGGGATACTTTTccttatatgaaaaaaaaaaaaacaatacattggTATTTCAAGGAAAAATTAAATCCtaataaaaggaaataaatctCTGAGAAATAAAACTCTTAATCCCAATCCCTTAATTTTAGGGATCTTTTACAAAcaaatctatatttattattctatcaatctatatatc is a window from the Vigna unguiculata cultivar IT97K-499-35 chromosome 7, ASM411807v1, whole genome shotgun sequence genome containing:
- the LOC114191497 gene encoding two-component response regulator-like APRR7 isoform X2 — protein: MTRVVQMSVDGDSKDLKELSQRLRDGKKIAGGEHELCEGDEVKCNGLAEGVKAGQEGTVESSAPQHIPQPQGAIICWERFLHIRSLKVLLVEIDDSTRHVVTALLRNCSYEVIEAANGLQAWKILEDLTNHIDLILTEVAMPGLSGIGLLYKIMGHKTRKNIPVVMMSSLDSMGLVFKCLSKGAVDFLVKPIRKNELKNLWQHVWRRCHSSSGSGSESGTHTQKSVKSKSLEKSDNNSGSNDEDDNGSVGLNNGDGSDNGSGTQSSWTKRAVEVDSPKPVSQWDQIAECPDSTCAQVVHSNAEIGGNKVAPLGAKECSEQKEQLGSKHSNAPDAAPSKPLDLNCENQSSKLRCKGLSLSEAITSSSDSQMHSGEFEALNKRLKPSDTENKGTNNDEELPSLDLSLKRLRGVKDADITIQDDRNVLRRSDQSAFSRYNAASNTKKSPTGCVGSNSPYNNSLEVTKKDSSRDIQSHSSGNLPNQNSNGASNNIDMGSTTNNAYAKSAVISELAVASTKCLYQTSAFQPIKNNLVCNSQQVILHNTEDKAARMLALPKVDRHRDSAAPDFHLHYENGNCTDDMHQLPSDHDTESAKKLATAATPHCGSSNVVEVLVEGNVGNLSNNRSVSGSNNGSNGQNGGSTAVNAGGTNMESDNGLPGNSGSGDASGSRSANRVDQNKTSQREAALTKFRQKRKERKERCFHKKVRYQSRKKLAEQRPRFRGQFVRQSSNEKTSEATTER
- the LOC114191497 gene encoding two-component response regulator-like APRR7 isoform X1, which produces MTRVVQMSVDGDSKDLKELSQRLRDGKKIAGGEHELCEGDEVKCNGLAEGVKAGQEGTVESSAPQHIPQPQGAIICWERFLHIRSLKVLLVEIDDSTRHVVTALLRNCSYEVIEAANGLQAWKILEDLTNHIDLILTEVAMPGLSGIGLLYKIMGHKTRKNIPVVMMSSLDSMGLVFKCLSKGAVDFLVKPIRKNELKNLWQHVWRRCHSSSGSGSESGTHTQKSVKSKSLEKSDNNSGSNDEDDNGSVGLNNGDGSDNGSGTQSSWTKRAVEVDSPKPVSQWDQIAECPDSTCAQVVHSNAEIGGNKVAPLGAKECSEQKEQLVKTAGSKHSNAPDAAPSKPLDLNCENQSSKLRCKGLSLSEAITSSSDSQMHSGEFEALNKRLKPSDTENKGTNNDEELPSLDLSLKRLRGVKDADITIQDDRNVLRRSDQSAFSRYNAASNTKKSPTGCVGSNSPYNNSLEVTKKDSSRDIQSHSSGNLPNQNSNGASNNIDMGSTTNNAYAKSAVISELAVASTKCLYQTSAFQPIKNNLVCNSQQVILHNTEDKAARMLALPKVDRHRDSAAPDFHLHYENGNCTDDMHQLPSDHDTESAKKLATAATPHCGSSNVVEVLVEGNVGNLSNNRSVSGSNNGSNGQNGGSTAVNAGGTNMESDNGLPGNSGSGDASGSRSANRVDQNKTSQREAALTKFRQKRKERKERCFHKKVRYQSRKKLAEQRPRFRGQFVRQSSNEKTSEATTER